In the genome of Raphanus sativus cultivar WK10039 unplaced genomic scaffold, ASM80110v3 Scaffold0934, whole genome shotgun sequence, one region contains:
- the LOC130503402 gene encoding uncharacterized protein LOC130503402: MPRPGPRPYECVKRAWHSDRHQPIRGSIIRQIFRLAMEAHSAATKKNKEWQEKLPVVVLKAEEIMYSKSNSEEEYTDADTMWNRVNDAIDTIIRRDESTETGPLLPPCVEAALNLGCIAVRASRSQRHSNVRTYLSPKYQQPVSASANEPQKTNKPTHTAQPAIPVEVLEDSNNRGAAFLHEKPLARKLGTITAAPGTAAPAPMNLGSVYPLYYGGINQTQQVDLSSRVPETPIIVGMPVSIKAPEERTERFCDLSLRLGVSSDHPPSTTIDVGSSRAYKGRDQQELCLFSEVKKKHDSFSNYQGQRSDSRVKKHKTFCGDFL; this comes from the exons atgcctaGGCCAGGTCCAAGACCTTACGAGTGTGTGAAACGAGCTTGGCATAGCGATCGTCACCAACCCATTCGAGGTTCCATCATCCGCCAGATCTTCAG ACTCGCCATGGAAGCACACAGTGCGGCTacgaagaagaacaaagaatgGCAGGAGAAGCTTCCTGTTGTCGTCTTGAAAGCCGAGGAAATCATGTACTCTAAATCCAACTCCGAG GAAGAGTATACAGATGCTGATACTATGTGGAATAGAGTCAATGATGCTATTGACACCATTATTAGACGAGATGAAAGCACTGAGACTGGCCCTCTTTTGCCTCCTTGTGTTGAAG CTGCTCTTAACCTTGGGTGCATTGCTGTAAGAGCTTCAAGAAGCCAACGACATAGTAACGTCAGGACTTACCTCTCTCCAAAATACCAACAACCTGTTTCTGCATCTGCTAATGAGCCGCAAAAGACTAACAAGCCAACCCATACCGCTCAACCTGCAATCCCAGTGGAGGTTCTTGAGGACAGCAACAACCGAGGAGCAGCGTTTTTACATGAAAAGCCATTGGCTAGAAAACTAGGGACTATCACTGCTGCTCCAGGTACAGCAGCACCAGCGCCAATGAACTTGGGTTCGGTGTATCCTTTGTATTATGGAGGTATTAATCAGACTCAGCAAGTGGACTTGTCTTCAAGAGTCCCTGAGACGCCTATAATCGTGGGCATGCCTGTTAGTATAAAGGCTCCGGAAGAAAGAACAGAGAGGTTCTGTGATTTGTCTTTGAGGCTTGGTGTATCTTCAGATCATCCACCCTCCACAACAATTGATGTTGGGTCTAGCCGGGCTTACAAAGGAAGAGACCAACAAGAGTTATGTTTATTCTCTGAGGTGAAGAAGAAACATGATTCGTTCTCAAATTACCAAGGTCAGCGTTCAGATTCGAGAgttaaaaaacacaaaacattttGTGGAGACTTCCTCTAG